In one window of Danaus plexippus chromosome 7, MEX_DaPlex, whole genome shotgun sequence DNA:
- the LOC116770704 gene encoding aquaporin-like, with protein sequence MSFLGLEELKDYVMVLKQLFAEFLGTFLYLSITLLAGLTSNNSVSFHSLVVVTALSNGFLVASIIQVTGHISGGHINPAVTVGVLASGRMKIAKGILYIGAQILGSLLGAFVAYGISEITTRGNLGATIPYNGLRVDQVLGLEFLMTFILVSVVLSVNDTNKPVAGLGSGALAIGISIVACQSSALFYSASLNPVRSLGPAVMMNIWTHHWVFWIGPLLGGLCAGLIYRFMLVYHSDML encoded by the coding sequence ATGTCGTTTCTCGGATTAGAGGAACTCAAGGATTATGTAATGGTGTTAAAGCAATTATTTGCGGAATTCTTAGGAACGTTTTTGTATTTGTCAATCACACTTCTAGCTGGATTAACTTCTAACAACAGCGTATCTTTCCATAGCCTGGTGGTGGTAACGGCATTGTCTAATGGATTTTTAGTGGCATCCATCATCCAAGTAACAGGTCATATATCTGGAGGACATATAAATCCAGCCGTCACTGTCGGGGTTCTGGCAAGTGGACGCATGAAGATTGCTAAGGGAATTCTGTATATAGGAGCGCAAATTCTGGGCAGCTTACTCGGAGCGTTCGTAGCGTACGGTATTTCTGAGATTACTACAAGAGGCAATCTCGGAGCAACTATTCCGTACAATGGATTAAGAGTAGACCAAGTCTTAGGTTTGGAGTTTCTCATGACCTTTATTTTAGTTTCCGTAGTTTTGAGCGTTAATGATACTAACAAACCAGTCGCTGGCTTGGGTTCTGGAGCTCTCGCTATAGGGATAAGCATTGTAGCTTGTCAAAGTTCTGCGTTATTTTATAGTGCATCACTGAACCCAGTGAGATCTTTGGGACCGGCTGTAATGATGAATATCTGGACGCATCACTGGGTTTTCTGGATAGGACCATTGTTAGGTGGTCTATGTGCTGGACTTATATATAGATTCATGTTGGTTTATCACTCCGACATGTTATAA